A single window of Halobacillus naozhouensis DNA harbors:
- a CDS encoding tyrosine-protein phosphatase — MEDSMKMAQKAVKDGIRTVVAAPHHNNGSHYNYKNNILIQVSELNRQFEERDIPLTVLPGQETRVYGDLVEALKKDEILAVNEGDYVLIELPRDHVPGYLNTLLFNIQVEGYRPIIVHPERNEQIIEQPNLLYSIVRNGAFVQITAASLLGKYGSKVKKLSHQLIDANLVHLVASGAQKSRGLNLKDSCREIKKHYDQSMVYYFSENAQYVVEGQALATEPPQRVKKKKVLGIF, encoded by the coding sequence ATGGAAGATAGTATGAAAATGGCACAGAAAGCAGTAAAGGATGGAATACGGACAGTCGTAGCGGCACCGCATCACAACAATGGGAGTCATTATAATTATAAGAACAATATTCTTATACAAGTCAGTGAATTGAATCGGCAGTTTGAGGAACGCGATATTCCGCTAACCGTTCTTCCTGGACAGGAAACACGCGTATATGGTGATCTAGTAGAGGCGCTAAAGAAAGATGAGATCTTAGCTGTCAATGAAGGGGATTATGTATTGATCGAACTGCCTCGTGACCATGTACCGGGATATTTGAATACACTCTTATTTAACATCCAGGTAGAAGGATACCGGCCGATCATCGTGCATCCCGAACGGAATGAACAAATCATTGAGCAGCCGAACCTACTTTATTCCATCGTAAGGAATGGGGCATTTGTTCAAATTACGGCTGCCAGCTTACTTGGCAAGTACGGCAGTAAAGTCAAGAAGTTATCCCATCAATTGATCGATGCAAACTTAGTGCACCTGGTTGCGTCAGGCGCACAGAAGTCACGCGGACTTAATCTCAAGGATAGCTGCCGGGAGATTAAGAAGCACTACGATCAATCGATGGTCTACTACTTCTCTGAAAATGCACAGTATGTCGTGGAGGGCCAGGCCTTAGCAACCGAACCCCCACAAAGAGTGAAAAAGAAAAAAGTATTAGGGATATTCTAA
- a CDS encoding helix-turn-helix domain-containing protein yields MIGEHIKQIRKKRKMTLAELAERSGFAKSYVSSIERNRQTNPSIQFLESISKELDVSLNYLLYGDKNDDVLDKDWQHLIQKAQNLGVSKEKFREYLEENKENDGYKSNL; encoded by the coding sequence TTGATCGGTGAACACATCAAACAAATAAGGAAAAAGAGAAAGATGACGCTAGCCGAGCTGGCGGAACGATCTGGATTCGCTAAGTCGTACGTGAGCTCGATAGAACGAAACAGACAAACGAATCCTTCTATTCAATTTTTAGAGAGTATCTCTAAAGAACTTGATGTGTCGCTAAATTATCTATTGTATGGTGATAAGAATGATGATGTTCTTGATAAAGATTGGCAACATTTGATCCAAAAGGCACAGAATCTGGGAGTATCGAAGGAAAAGTTTCGTGAATACCTAGAAGAGAATAAAGAGAATGATGGTTATAAAAGCAACCTGTAA
- a CDS encoding helix-turn-helix domain-containing protein, whose amino-acid sequence MIGTRIQQIRKDRHMSLSELADRAGVAKSYLSSIERNLQTNPSIQFLEKISKELDISINFLLHGESSGKDENLDDDWLDLVHEAMNSGISKEQFREYLEFNKWKIRQKP is encoded by the coding sequence ATGATCGGTACCCGCATCCAACAAATCCGTAAAGACCGCCACATGTCCTTATCCGAACTGGCCGATCGAGCCGGTGTAGCCAAGTCCTACCTCAGTTCTATAGAAAGAAACCTACAAACCAACCCATCCATCCAATTTCTTGAGAAAATCTCCAAGGAACTAGACATATCGATCAACTTCCTGCTGCATGGAGAGTCATCAGGCAAAGATGAGAACTTAGATGACGATTGGCTTGACCTCGTCCATGAAGCAATGAATTCTGGAATCTCCAAAGAACAATTTCGCGAGTATTTAGAGTTTAATAAATGGAAAATTCGACAAAAACCATAA
- a CDS encoding CBS domain-containing protein, translating to MSDELVERFELAFNKIHQHLKEMNRYPKNDNFAELLNHSKDRGVVREYYDVLRQYAKLRNAIVHERVRDGYYIASPHVEVVEELERINQTLDQPPLGLDIATRPVLFFYEETELFHVIEAFGKHGVSQFPIYRDGAFTGLLTDAGIVRWLGESVDGGSVVVDRMTVGDVLRHEKVHNVEFVSEAASVFELEDLFESSHGEGEKLKAVMITEGGERDGKLLGIVTLLDLIKVDGAEG from the coding sequence ATGAGTGATGAGTTAGTGGAGCGGTTTGAGCTGGCGTTTAATAAGATTCATCAGCATTTAAAGGAGATGAATCGTTATCCGAAGAATGATAATTTCGCGGAGCTGTTGAATCATTCGAAGGATCGGGGTGTGGTTCGGGAGTACTATGATGTGCTGAGGCAGTATGCGAAGCTGCGGAATGCGATTGTGCATGAGCGTGTTCGGGATGGGTATTATATTGCGTCGCCTCATGTGGAGGTGGTAGAGGAGCTTGAGCGTATTAATCAAACGCTTGATCAACCTCCGCTCGGGCTTGATATCGCAACGCGTCCGGTGCTGTTTTTCTATGAGGAAACGGAATTGTTCCATGTGATTGAGGCGTTTGGGAAGCATGGGGTGTCGCAGTTCCCGATCTATCGTGATGGGGCATTCACAGGGTTGCTTACGGATGCTGGGATCGTGCGTTGGCTTGGGGAATCGGTGGATGGTGGTTCTGTTGTAGTGGATCGGATGACGGTTGGAGATGTGCTACGGCATGAGAAGGTGCATAATGTGGAGTTTGTGTCGGAAGCGGCGTCGGTGTTTGAGCTTGAGGATTTGTTTGAGTCGAGTCATGGGGAGGGTGAAAAGCTGAAGGCCGTGATGATCACGGAGGGCGGCGAGCGTGATGGGAAGCTGCTTGGGATTGTGACGTTGCTTGATTTGATTAAGGTGGATGGGGCTGAAGGGTGA
- a CDS encoding phosphotransferase enzyme family protein — protein sequence MEQWIEDQFSEDLLKQASRQFQADAADAKKLGDFENYVFEVYRNDQPYILRLTHSSHRSKSEVEAELEWINYLHKQGLNASSVHPSTTGDLVAEIPIAKGTFYVCLFDQAPGQPVKASDEAFGPELFEKWGSVIGKMHRWTKEFKPGISRRERWDQDDLLDFRSYLNSKQDSAIISSGEKLIRDIQALPENKDSFGLIHNDLHSGNFFIDQGELHIFDFDDSTYGYYVSDIAIPMYYAVLVKCGGEELAARSHFAKEFLTHFLKGYQKENSVDPVWISRLPLFLRLRDYTLYTVFHKKFDVKKLADGEKQLVAQIRTQLLNEEPMVELDYQDILEKVKLP from the coding sequence ATGGAACAGTGGATTGAAGATCAATTCTCAGAGGATTTGTTAAAACAAGCAAGCCGCCAATTTCAAGCAGACGCTGCTGATGCGAAAAAGCTCGGCGACTTCGAGAACTATGTGTTTGAAGTATACCGGAACGATCAGCCTTATATTTTGCGGCTCACACATTCAAGCCATCGCAGTAAAAGCGAAGTTGAAGCAGAGCTGGAATGGATTAACTATTTGCACAAGCAAGGACTCAACGCTTCCTCTGTCCACCCCTCGACCACAGGAGATCTCGTAGCAGAAATTCCCATCGCAAAAGGCACGTTTTATGTCTGCCTGTTTGATCAAGCACCTGGTCAGCCTGTAAAAGCAAGCGATGAAGCCTTTGGTCCAGAGCTGTTTGAAAAATGGGGAAGCGTGATAGGAAAAATGCATCGTTGGACGAAGGAATTTAAGCCGGGTATCAGCCGGCGGGAAAGGTGGGACCAGGACGACTTGCTGGACTTCCGTTCTTATCTAAACAGCAAGCAGGACAGCGCGATTATTTCAAGTGGTGAGAAACTAATCCGCGATATCCAGGCCCTCCCGGAGAATAAGGATAGCTTTGGATTGATTCACAACGACCTTCATTCCGGCAACTTTTTTATCGATCAAGGAGAGCTTCACATCTTTGATTTCGATGACAGCACGTATGGCTATTACGTGAGCGACATCGCGATTCCGATGTACTATGCCGTCCTGGTGAAATGCGGGGGAGAAGAACTCGCCGCCCGCTCTCATTTTGCAAAAGAATTCCTTACCCATTTTTTAAAAGGCTACCAAAAGGAAAACAGTGTTGATCCTGTCTGGATTTCCCGGCTTCCACTATTCCTAAGGCTTCGTGATTACACTCTTTACACGGTGTTTCATAAAAAGTTTGATGTCAAAAAGCTGGCCGACGGAGAGAAACAGCTCGTTGCTCAAATCCGTACCCAGCTCTTGAACGAGGAACCTATGGTCGAACTGGATTATCAAGACATTCTGGAAAAAGTAAAACTTCCATAA
- a CDS encoding MerR family transcriptional regulator: protein MPMKVKEVAELVGISIRTLHHYDNIGLLSPEATTEAGYRLYSNQDLETLQQILFFRELDFPLKKIKEIITNPDYNQQEALQLHRKMLLEKRRRLDGMIQTVEKTIQQQKGEIHMTNKDKFEGFDFTRNPYEQEARERWGDEAVDQSNARFNKMSQQEKDHMSRQMDTIYRKLATLRHDPPDSETAQTAIKEWYFFLNDSINNNDLMKFKGIGQLYIDDERFTNNIDQYGEGLAAFMRDAMALFADRHIQ from the coding sequence ATGCCGATGAAAGTGAAAGAAGTTGCCGAACTCGTTGGAATCAGCATCCGCACCCTTCATCATTACGACAACATCGGCCTGCTGTCGCCGGAGGCTACGACCGAGGCAGGCTACCGACTCTACTCCAATCAGGATCTGGAAACGCTGCAGCAGATTTTATTTTTCAGGGAACTCGATTTTCCTTTGAAAAAAATTAAAGAGATCATCACAAATCCTGACTACAATCAGCAGGAAGCACTTCAGCTGCATCGGAAAATGCTGCTTGAGAAACGGCGCCGGCTCGACGGCATGATCCAGACGGTAGAGAAGACGATTCAACAACAGAAAGGAGAGATTCATATGACGAATAAAGATAAATTCGAAGGCTTTGACTTTACCCGTAACCCATACGAACAAGAGGCCCGCGAGCGCTGGGGCGATGAAGCAGTGGATCAGTCGAACGCCAGGTTCAACAAGATGTCTCAGCAGGAAAAAGACCATATGTCGAGACAAATGGACACGATTTATCGGAAATTGGCCACGTTAAGACACGATCCACCCGATTCAGAAACAGCTCAAACGGCTATTAAAGAATGGTACTTTTTCTTGAACGATAGCATTAACAATAACGATCTCATGAAATTTAAAGGCATCGGCCAGCTTTATATCGATGATGAGCGGTTTACGAACAACATCGATCAATATGGAGAAGGCCTGGCTGCATTCATGCGGGACGCGATGGCTCTTTTCGCCGATCGCCATATTCAATAA
- a CDS encoding YetF domain-containing protein, which produces MGVWELILRITISFIVLFCLARIMGRKEISQMTFFNFISAIAIGTIAGSLAVNQNLSIRNGVIALAGWATFTLIMGVLDIKSKTIRKVTNGNPWIVIKDGQVALDALRKTRLDIDTLRVMLRQQHNVFQIEDVDYAIFETNGKLSVMKKDVQQPLTKGSMNNMPTAPHAYPMATEVISDGTVNSKNLSKLHLDENWLDQQLKQAGVNSPADVFYAEVQQDGTLHVDKGNAIH; this is translated from the coding sequence ATGGGAGTTTGGGAATTAATTCTTCGGATTACTATATCATTCATCGTATTATTTTGTTTAGCACGAATAATGGGCAGAAAAGAAATTAGTCAGATGACCTTTTTTAATTTTATTTCCGCCATTGCTATCGGTACGATTGCTGGAAGTCTTGCTGTTAACCAGAATTTAAGCATCCGTAATGGTGTCATTGCATTAGCTGGGTGGGCCACTTTCACACTGATCATGGGCGTCCTGGATATTAAATCTAAAACGATCCGGAAAGTAACGAACGGTAACCCATGGATCGTAATTAAAGATGGTCAGGTGGCATTAGATGCACTTCGTAAGACACGGTTAGATATAGATACCTTGAGGGTAATGTTAAGGCAGCAGCATAACGTTTTTCAAATAGAAGATGTAGACTATGCTATTTTTGAAACGAATGGAAAACTTTCTGTTATGAAAAAAGATGTTCAACAGCCACTGACCAAAGGTAGTATGAATAACATGCCTACCGCACCTCATGCTTATCCGATGGCTACTGAAGTGATCTCTGACGGAACTGTGAATAGCAAAAACCTATCTAAGCTGCATCTTGATGAAAATTGGCTGGATCAACAACTGAAACAGGCTGGAGTAAATTCGCCGGCCGATGTGTTTTATGCAGAAGTCCAACAGGATGGCACCCTTCATGTAGATAAAGGGAACGCCATTCACTAA
- a CDS encoding YndM family protein — protein MMKHIKALLIKFVMVTAVLWIVLGGFYDVSFADILTTSVLLTATAYLIGDLFILPKMGNTAATIADFGLALAGTWILGAFLFEAPVPLGTASLISAILIAVGEMFFHRYMEKNILPNHPANTNDERNFSQQGNLQTEFGSDVDIKPTAKKANETDEEE, from the coding sequence ATGATGAAACACATTAAAGCATTACTCATAAAATTTGTAATGGTTACAGCCGTGCTATGGATCGTTTTAGGAGGTTTTTATGATGTTTCTTTTGCCGACATATTAACCACCAGTGTGTTATTAACAGCCACTGCCTATTTAATCGGTGATTTGTTTATTCTTCCTAAAATGGGTAATACAGCAGCAACGATTGCTGATTTTGGTCTCGCATTGGCCGGTACTTGGATCCTTGGGGCTTTCCTATTCGAGGCACCTGTCCCATTAGGAACCGCTTCGCTTATATCTGCTATATTGATCGCGGTAGGAGAAATGTTTTTCCACCGCTATATGGAGAAAAATATTTTACCGAATCATCCCGCTAACACGAACGATGAGAGGAATTTTTCCCAACAAGGAAACCTGCAGACTGAATTTGGTTCAGATGTGGATATCAAACCAACTGCCAAGAAAGCGAACGAAACAGACGAAGAAGAGTAG
- a CDS encoding FAD-dependent oxidoreductase: protein MDPEETLEKVLADAKKIGLDLKDKIIDYRQINHAYDFHSLEPGHQQLRPAQNTPVDGLILAGDYTKQPYFSTMEGAAYSGIKAAMLIR, encoded by the coding sequence ATGGATCCAGAGGAAACGCTTGAGAAGGTTCTTGCCGATGCGAAAAAAATTGGCTTGGATCTTAAGGATAAAATCATCGACTATCGACAAATCAATCATGCCTATGATTTCCATAGCCTTGAGCCTGGACATCAACAGTTAAGACCTGCTCAAAATACGCCTGTCGACGGACTCATCTTAGCTGGTGATTACACGAAACAGCCGTATTTTTCGACCATGGAAGGCGCTGCGTATTCAGGAATCAAAGCGGCAATGCTTATAAGATAA
- a CDS encoding FAD-dependent oxidoreductase, which produces MKVESGFHRYIGFYSHLPLLLRKVGIKLSDILTWEEKVHVRMNNGKPLVLGLAPVHGMVKTIQGFIGNQDYLSVKDKLSLLPFFIRGMIDYLVRPKQLDSFNIKEYAFKHGVTPDAFHQLIVPLSSGIYFLPPNRYSAYVFFGLFAPGIPKFYKMRIGAFLGGMTEVMCQPMADWIEKKGGEVRVNAKVESLIYEDHQIKGVRLSNGENLYATHTILATTLYAFKPLLEQHFKKEAWFKPIGNLPLMPAACLQIELSEPAYPVDITTFAPLTCMSSFAEQSRTTFQQSKGRLSIILSPPEKF; this is translated from the coding sequence ATGAAGGTGGAATCGGGGTTTCATCGTTACATAGGTTTTTATTCCCATTTACCCCTTTTGCTTAGAAAAGTAGGAATCAAGCTTTCCGACATTCTCACCTGGGAGGAAAAAGTACACGTCCGTATGAATAACGGAAAGCCGTTAGTGTTAGGGCTTGCGCCTGTACACGGGATGGTTAAAACAATACAGGGGTTTATTGGCAATCAAGACTATTTGTCGGTTAAGGACAAGCTTTCGCTGCTTCCTTTCTTTATAAGAGGAATGATCGATTATCTAGTAAGGCCTAAACAATTAGACTCATTCAATATTAAAGAATATGCCTTTAAGCATGGGGTCACTCCAGACGCTTTTCATCAGTTAATTGTCCCTTTGAGTTCAGGCATCTACTTTCTGCCACCTAATCGCTATTCTGCTTATGTGTTTTTTGGACTATTTGCTCCAGGCATACCGAAGTTTTATAAAATGAGGATCGGTGCTTTTCTAGGTGGGATGACGGAAGTAATGTGTCAGCCGATGGCAGATTGGATTGAGAAAAAAGGTGGAGAGGTCAGGGTCAATGCAAAAGTGGAATCACTCATTTATGAGGATCATCAAATTAAAGGGGTGCGGTTAAGTAATGGTGAAAACCTTTACGCCACTCACACAATCTTGGCGACCACTTTATATGCTTTCAAGCCATTATTAGAACAGCATTTCAAAAAAGAAGCATGGTTTAAGCCGATAGGAAATCTCCCGTTGATGCCTGCTGCCTGTCTGCAGATCGAGTTAAGTGAACCTGCTTACCCAGTGGATATAACAACATTCGCTCCTTTAACGTGTATGTCCAGTTTTGCTGAGCAATCCAGAACGACGTTCCAGCAGTCAAAGGGCAGGTTATCGATAATTCTTTCACCTCCTGAAAAATTTTAG
- a CDS encoding NAD(P)-binding protein: MEKYDAIVVGGGLAGLSSGVLLTSKGKRILEAEGVVGGRTSSYN, from the coding sequence GTGGAAAAGTATGATGCAATTGTCGTTGGAGGAGGATTAGCCGGGCTTTCCAGCGGAGTTCTGTTGACCTCGAAAGGGAAGCGCATCCTTGAAGCAGAAGGGGTGGTCGGAGGGCGAACCTCGTCTTATAACTAA
- a CDS encoding spore germination protein, with protein MGYEGYRRSKQPVYDRFTDNIDFMKKELGIGESFDAIHLDLNYAGRDMGMFLIDGFAKDKILHYLMKLLAGLEPEQLDAEPLTKLMKTYLPYIEISTEDDLDKTIFWVLSGATALVVDGIDKVIIIDARTYPVRSPSEPDLERVTRGPRDGFVETVVFNTALTRRRVRDPSLRMEYMSIGRRSQTDICVSYIKDIADPHIVNKIKDSLKKIDTDGLPLGEKTVEEFLCGRGWNPYPTVRYTERPDTAAIHLYEGHVLVIVDGSPSVLITPATFWHHLHHVEEYRQRPIVGAYFRIVRFLAIWMSVFLLPLWFFFAENQHLLPEALSFIGPKETILIPLLIQLILVELGMDMLRMATIHTPSSMATALGLVSAVIIGQIAVAVGLFTNEVILYISFVAIGTFATPSYEFALANRIYRLCLLFATAAFGLVGFVIGLALWIVSLARIKSFNIPYLWPFIPFNYRAIRDVFLRAPMPLKNRRPRAFHPRDPDR; from the coding sequence ATGGGCTACGAAGGATATAGACGATCGAAGCAACCTGTCTATGATCGTTTTACAGATAACATTGACTTTATGAAAAAAGAGCTCGGGATCGGGGAAAGTTTCGATGCGATTCATCTGGACTTGAACTATGCCGGGCGTGATATGGGCATGTTTTTAATTGACGGTTTTGCGAAGGATAAGATTCTGCATTACCTCATGAAGCTGCTGGCTGGTCTTGAACCAGAGCAACTTGATGCGGAACCGTTGACGAAATTGATGAAAACGTATCTTCCGTACATAGAGATTAGTACTGAAGATGATTTGGATAAAACCATATTCTGGGTACTAAGTGGTGCGACAGCGCTCGTCGTGGACGGCATTGATAAAGTAATTATTATTGACGCGAGGACGTATCCTGTCAGGAGTCCGTCCGAGCCTGATCTAGAGCGCGTGACACGCGGGCCTCGAGACGGTTTTGTCGAGACGGTCGTATTTAATACAGCACTAACGCGGCGCCGTGTACGTGACCCTTCCCTCAGGATGGAGTACATGTCAATCGGGAGACGATCGCAAACCGATATTTGTGTATCGTACATTAAGGATATTGCCGATCCTCACATCGTAAATAAAATTAAGGATTCGCTTAAAAAAATTGATACCGACGGACTGCCGCTTGGTGAGAAGACGGTGGAGGAATTTCTATGCGGACGAGGGTGGAATCCGTATCCGACGGTTCGTTATACCGAGCGTCCGGACACGGCGGCCATTCATTTATACGAGGGTCATGTGCTTGTCATCGTCGACGGATCACCGAGTGTGCTGATTACGCCGGCAACATTTTGGCACCATCTGCACCATGTGGAAGAGTATCGACAGCGTCCGATCGTTGGGGCTTACTTCCGTATCGTCCGGTTTCTTGCGATCTGGATGTCGGTCTTCCTGCTGCCGCTCTGGTTCTTTTTTGCAGAAAACCAGCATTTACTGCCCGAAGCGTTAAGTTTTATCGGACCAAAAGAAACGATACTAATTCCATTGTTGATCCAGCTCATACTCGTCGAGCTCGGGATGGATATGTTGAGGATGGCAACGATTCATACGCCATCCTCGATGGCCACAGCTCTCGGTCTCGTATCGGCAGTTATTATCGGGCAGATTGCCGTAGCTGTTGGGCTGTTTACCAATGAAGTTATCTTGTACATTTCATTTGTTGCGATTGGTACATTTGCAACACCATCCTATGAATTCGCGTTGGCGAACAGGATCTATCGACTCTGTCTGCTGTTTGCAACGGCCGCTTTTGGCTTAGTTGGGTTTGTGATCGGTCTTGCTCTGTGGATCGTTTCACTTGCCCGCATCAAGTCATTCAACATTCCTTACTTGTGGCCGTTCATTCCGTTCAACTACCGGGCGATTAGAGATGTATTCCTAAGAGCTCCGATGCCATTAAAAAACAGACGGCCTAGAGCGTTCCACCCAAGGGATCCCGACCGTTAA
- a CDS encoding YjcZ family sporulation protein: MSYGNAGGGFALIVVLFILLIIVGASAFGGGFGGGFGGY; the protein is encoded by the coding sequence ATGAGTTATGGAAATGCAGGTGGAGGATTTGCTTTGATTGTAGTCCTTTTCATCCTACTAATAATCGTAGGAGCTAGCGCTTTTGGCGGCGGCTTCGGCGGTGGTTTCGGTGGTTATTAA
- the kduD gene encoding 2-dehydro-3-deoxy-D-gluconate 5-dehydrogenase KduD → MNNYFDLQGKTALVTGGNKGVGKAVSLGLAEAGADILIVSRSGAPDELIEEIEQKGKRCEVIQHDLSQLDQINDLVSKSLDLCGKIDILVNNAGVQRRADAVDFSEEDWDFVQDVNAKAVFFLCQAFGKRMLERGYGKIINLASLLSFQGGLRVPAYAASKGAVAMFTKSLSNEWASKGVNVNAVAPGYIATEMNEALIADEKRSKEILDRIPAGRWGNPEDLAGAIVFLATRAADYIHGEVLVVDGGWMGR, encoded by the coding sequence ATGAACAATTACTTTGATTTACAAGGAAAGACAGCCTTAGTAACCGGGGGCAATAAAGGTGTAGGGAAAGCTGTTTCTTTAGGTCTGGCCGAAGCAGGAGCCGACATCTTAATTGTCAGCCGCTCTGGGGCACCCGACGAACTTATTGAGGAAATTGAACAAAAAGGAAAACGCTGTGAAGTAATTCAACACGATTTATCACAACTCGATCAGATCAATGACTTAGTTTCTAAATCACTGGACCTGTGTGGCAAAATTGACATCTTAGTTAATAACGCAGGGGTTCAGAGAAGGGCAGATGCCGTTGATTTCAGCGAAGAAGATTGGGATTTTGTTCAAGATGTCAATGCGAAAGCTGTCTTTTTTCTCTGCCAGGCATTTGGAAAGCGTATGCTGGAACGTGGTTATGGGAAAATTATTAATCTAGCTTCACTCCTGTCATTCCAGGGTGGACTGAGAGTACCTGCGTATGCAGCCAGTAAAGGGGCTGTTGCTATGTTTACGAAGTCTCTCTCCAATGAATGGGCAAGCAAAGGCGTTAATGTGAATGCAGTGGCACCGGGATACATTGCTACAGAAATGAACGAGGCCCTCATTGCAGATGAAAAAAGGAGTAAAGAAATTTTAGATCGAATCCCTGCTGGCCGCTGGGGAAACCCTGAGGATTTAGCAGGGGCTATCGTCTTTTTGGCAACTAGGGCAGCAGACTATATTCATGGAGAGGTTCTAGTAGTAGACGGAGGCTGGATGGGAAGATAA